Proteins encoded together in one Undibacterium sp. CCC3.4 window:
- a CDS encoding branched-chain amino acid ABC transporter permease → MEILLQLVFSGISLGMIYAVIAFGYQLTFATSGTLNFGQGESLMLGALVGLSLVGSVHGGPYMNYWLMIPLVILFGGLQGVVVEWIAVRPAIKIKSEFGWIMSTIALAIIFKNVAENIWGKDDLTFPSPLSAAPFQIFGANVQPMQVVVVIGALAMMLAVELFNRKSIYGKAVVATSNDRDAAGLMGINTSMVITFSYALSSATAAFAGVLVAPLTLTGATMGSALGLKAFAVAIIGGLTSGMGAIVGGLILGVAETLTGFYISTGYKEVPGLVLLLLVLAFKPAGLFGKAAIKKV, encoded by the coding sequence ATGGAAATCTTATTACAGCTTGTCTTCAGCGGTATTTCGCTGGGGATGATTTACGCCGTCATCGCCTTTGGTTATCAACTGACCTTTGCAACTTCCGGCACACTTAACTTTGGCCAAGGCGAGTCGCTCATGCTCGGTGCCTTGGTGGGCCTGAGTTTGGTCGGCAGCGTACACGGCGGCCCGTACATGAATTACTGGCTGATGATACCGCTGGTGATCTTGTTCGGCGGCTTACAGGGCGTGGTAGTGGAATGGATTGCGGTGCGCCCGGCAATCAAAATCAAATCCGAATTCGGTTGGATCATGTCGACCATTGCATTGGCGATTATCTTCAAAAATGTCGCGGAAAATATCTGGGGTAAAGATGATTTGACTTTCCCTTCGCCTCTGTCGGCCGCACCGTTTCAAATTTTCGGTGCCAATGTTCAGCCCATGCAAGTGGTGGTGGTGATCGGTGCCTTGGCGATGATGTTGGCGGTGGAATTGTTCAACCGTAAATCCATCTATGGCAAAGCGGTGGTGGCGACTTCCAATGATCGCGACGCCGCCGGTCTGATGGGCATCAACACCAGCATGGTGATTACCTTTTCTTACGCCTTGTCATCTGCCACGGCGGCCTTCGCCGGTGTGCTGGTTGCACCCTTGACCTTGACCGGCGCCACCATGGGCTCGGCGCTGGGTTTGAAAGCCTTTGCCGTAGCGATTATCGGTGGTTTGACTTCCGGTATGGGTGCGATCGTCGGTGGTTTGATACTCGGCGTGGCAGAAACCTTGACGGGTTTTTATATTTCCACCGGCTACAAAGAAGTACCGGGCCTGGTGTTGCTGTTGCTGGTTTTGGCCTTCAAGCCGGCCGGATTATTCGGCAAAGCCGCGATCAAAAAGGTCTAG
- a CDS encoding DUF4197 domain-containing protein, translated as MFHKVKIAFPLKQLAAASILLAAIAAQAFSLDALSNQDASTGMKAALDKGAVAAVAQLGVENGFLGNDKVKIPLPSILEKARPILKMTGKGQQLDDLVVAMNHAAEAAVPMAKPLLLNAVKSMSLTDAKNILSGGDTSVTDFFKQKTAPALYQKFLPAVKGATDKVALSAQYNSVVSQVQKFGAVPAQEASVEAYVTQKALDGLFLIIGEQEQAIRKDPLGAGSSAIAKVFGLMK; from the coding sequence ATGTTTCATAAAGTAAAAATTGCATTTCCATTAAAACAGCTGGCGGCCGCTTCAATCTTGCTTGCTGCCATAGCTGCCCAGGCGTTTTCGCTCGACGCACTCAGTAATCAAGACGCCAGCACCGGCATGAAGGCCGCACTCGATAAAGGGGCGGTCGCGGCGGTGGCGCAATTGGGCGTGGAAAACGGTTTTCTCGGCAACGATAAAGTCAAAATCCCTTTGCCATCCATCTTGGAAAAAGCCCGTCCCATCCTCAAAATGACCGGTAAAGGCCAACAGCTCGATGACTTGGTGGTGGCGATGAACCATGCCGCCGAAGCCGCTGTGCCTATGGCCAAACCACTGTTACTCAATGCCGTCAAGAGTATGAGCTTGACCGACGCCAAGAATATCCTCAGCGGCGGCGATACTTCGGTCACCGATTTTTTCAAACAAAAAACCGCACCGGCTTTGTATCAGAAATTTTTACCGGCAGTCAAAGGGGCGACCGATAAAGTCGCTTTATCGGCACAATATAATAGCGTCGTCTCTCAGGTGCAGAAGTTCGGTGCGGTACCGGCGCAAGAGGCCAGTGTGGAAGCCTATGTGACACAAAAGGCGCTCGACGGCTTGTTTCTCATTATCGGTGAGCAAGAGCAGGCGATTCGGAAAGATCCGCTCGGGGCCGGCAGCAGCGCCATTGCCAAGGTCTTTGGTTTGATGAAATAA
- a CDS encoding ABC transporter substrate-binding protein, with amino-acid sequence MSYKIQALITSALLSWSLAAVAAEPIKIGVAGPFTGGSAPMGVSMRDGVKLAVAEINAKGGVLGRPLQLIERDDEAKNERGVQVAQELINKERVVATVGYINTGVSLASQRFYQEAKIPVLNNVATGSVVTKQFLAPEFADNYIFRTAASDTIQSAMIVEEAVGKRKFTKVAILADSTNYGQLGRADLEKALSAKGLKPVAVEKFNIKDVDMTAQLLKAKQNGAEVILTYGIGPELAQIANGMEKLGWKVPMIGSWTLSMGNFLDNAGKNGNGASMPQTFIQDPNTPKRKAFIEAYQKSYKVDRIPSAVSAAQGYDSIYLLAAAFKQAGSTEGPKVRAALENLNETVEGVVATYNKPFSHDDHEAIKAGMPLMGTAKDGHIVVEK; translated from the coding sequence ATGTCCTACAAAATACAAGCACTGATTACTTCCGCTCTGCTGAGCTGGTCGCTGGCCGCCGTGGCCGCTGAACCGATTAAAATCGGTGTGGCTGGCCCATTCACTGGCGGCTCCGCACCGATGGGTGTGTCGATGCGTGACGGCGTGAAACTTGCCGTTGCAGAAATCAATGCCAAAGGCGGCGTCCTCGGCCGACCACTGCAATTGATCGAGCGTGATGATGAAGCCAAAAATGAACGTGGCGTGCAAGTCGCGCAAGAGTTGATCAATAAAGAGCGCGTCGTGGCCACGGTAGGTTACATCAATACCGGCGTATCTTTGGCTTCGCAGCGTTTTTACCAAGAAGCTAAAATTCCAGTCTTGAATAATGTCGCGACTGGCAGCGTAGTCACGAAGCAATTTCTGGCACCTGAATTTGCTGACAATTACATTTTCCGCACTGCCGCCAGTGACACGATTCAGTCTGCCATGATCGTTGAAGAAGCGGTCGGCAAGCGCAAGTTCACCAAGGTGGCGATTCTGGCCGATTCCACCAACTACGGCCAACTCGGCCGTGCTGATTTGGAAAAAGCCTTGAGTGCCAAAGGTTTGAAACCAGTCGCCGTGGAAAAATTCAATATCAAAGACGTCGATATGACGGCGCAATTGCTCAAGGCTAAGCAGAATGGTGCCGAAGTGATTCTGACTTACGGCATCGGTCCTGAACTGGCGCAAATTGCCAATGGCATGGAAAAACTCGGTTGGAAAGTGCCGATGATCGGTAGCTGGACTTTATCGATGGGGAACTTCCTCGACAATGCCGGTAAAAACGGTAACGGCGCATCGATGCCACAAACCTTCATCCAAGATCCGAACACACCGAAGCGTAAGGCCTTCATCGAAGCCTACCAAAAATCGTATAAAGTTGATCGCATCCCTTCGGCCGTTTCGGCTGCTCAAGGTTACGACTCGATCTATCTGTTGGCCGCTGCGTTCAAACAAGCCGGCAGTACCGAAGGCCCGAAAGTCCGTGCGGCCTTGGAAAATCTGAATGAAACCGTAGAGGGCGTGGTCGCCACCTACAACAAACCGTTCAGTCATGACGATCATGAGGCGATCAAAGCCGGCATGCCGTTGATGGGGACTGCAAAAGATGGTCACATCGTGGTCGAGAAGTAA
- a CDS encoding deoxyguanosinetriphosphate triphosphohydrolase: protein MRLSDQHLAPYAAQSASSRGRLFLEPAPATRSEFQRDRDRIIHSSAFRRLEYKTQVFVNHEGDLFRTRLTHSLEVAQIGRSVARTLRLNEDLVEAIALAHDLGHTPFGHAGQDALNACMQPYGGFEHNLQSLRVVDQLEERYAAFDGLNLCFETREGILKHCALAHAAALGTVGQRFIDKTQPSLEAQLCNLADEIAYNNHDIDDGLRSGLISEAQLMEVDFFARHRHQVEQAYPGLQGRRAIAETIRRMINTLISDLTRTSSARLAAAAPASIDAVRGMGKLIAFSEQQYADAKLLKQFLHQNLYRHYQVNRMTSKARRIVHELFAAMIAEPILLPPDYQIRGHADAGPQLQARKIADYIAGMTDRYAIREHSRLFSMAEM from the coding sequence ATGCGCCTCTCTGACCAACATTTGGCACCCTATGCCGCCCAATCTGCGAGTTCGCGAGGGCGGCTTTTTCTTGAGCCGGCCCCGGCCACGCGCAGCGAATTTCAACGTGACCGTGACCGCATCATTCATAGTTCAGCGTTTCGTCGCCTCGAATATAAAACCCAAGTCTTCGTCAACCATGAGGGCGACTTGTTTCGTACTCGCCTCACGCATAGCTTGGAAGTTGCACAAATCGGCCGTTCGGTCGCGCGCACTCTGCGTTTGAACGAAGATTTGGTGGAAGCGATCGCCTTAGCCCATGACCTTGGCCACACCCCGTTCGGCCATGCCGGTCAAGATGCCCTCAATGCCTGTATGCAGCCGTATGGCGGCTTCGAACATAATTTGCAGAGTCTAAGGGTGGTCGATCAGCTCGAAGAGCGTTACGCCGCCTTTGATGGCCTCAATCTGTGCTTTGAGACGCGCGAAGGGATACTCAAACACTGCGCGCTGGCGCATGCGGCCGCCCTCGGTACGGTCGGCCAGCGCTTCATCGACAAAACCCAGCCCAGTCTGGAAGCGCAGTTATGCAATCTGGCCGATGAGATCGCCTACAACAACCACGATATCGATGATGGCTTGCGTTCCGGCTTGATCAGCGAAGCGCAATTGATGGAAGTCGATTTTTTTGCGCGGCACCGCCATCAAGTCGAACAGGCCTATCCCGGTTTGCAAGGGCGGCGTGCGATTGCCGAAACCATACGGCGCATGATCAATACCCTCATCAGCGATTTAACGCGTACCTCCTCGGCGCGGCTTGCCGCCGCCGCGCCTGCCAGCATCGACGCCGTGCGCGGCATGGGCAAGCTGATTGCTTTTTCTGAGCAGCAGTATGCGGATGCGAAACTTCTCAAGCAGTTTCTGCATCAAAACCTGTATCGGCATTACCAAGTCAATCGCATGACTTCGAAAGCGCGCCGTATCGTGCATGAATTATTCGCAGCCATGATCGCTGAACCGATCTTGTTACCGCCCGATTACCAGATACGCGGCCATGCTGATGCTGGGCCGCAGTTACAGGCCAGAAAGATCGCCGACTACATCGCCGGGATGACCGATCGCTATGCGATACGCGAGCACAGTCGTTTGTTTTCCATGGCGGAAATGTAG
- the lptB gene encoding LPS export ABC transporter ATP-binding protein: MSEQQSTLMVKGLQKRYGARQVVRDVSLLVKSGEVVGLLGPNGAGKTTSFYMIVGLVPSDAGEIKIDGVDVSHLPIHRRAVLGLSYLPQEASVFRKLTVEENIRAVLELQKSKDGKYLSEKKISARLNALLADLQIEQIRDSQAMALSGGERRRVEIARALATNPRFVLLDEPFAGVDPIAVIEIQRIVGFLKERGIGVLITDHNVRETLGICDHAYIINQGAVLASGKPDDIIQNESVRRVYLGEHFRM; the protein is encoded by the coding sequence ATGAGCGAACAACAAAGTACCTTGATGGTCAAAGGCTTGCAAAAACGTTACGGTGCGCGCCAAGTAGTGCGCGATGTTTCGCTGCTCGTCAAAAGCGGTGAAGTGGTCGGGCTGTTGGGCCCGAATGGTGCCGGAAAAACCACCTCGTTTTATATGATCGTCGGCTTGGTTCCATCGGATGCGGGTGAAATCAAAATCGACGGCGTCGACGTCTCCCATTTACCTATCCATCGGCGCGCCGTGCTCGGCTTGTCTTACTTGCCACAGGAAGCCTCGGTGTTTCGTAAGTTGACGGTGGAAGAAAATATACGCGCCGTATTGGAGTTACAAAAAAGCAAAGATGGAAAATATTTAAGCGAAAAAAAAATCAGCGCTCGTCTCAATGCTTTGTTGGCTGACTTGCAAATTGAACAAATTCGCGATAGCCAAGCCATGGCGCTGTCGGGCGGCGAACGGCGACGCGTAGAAATCGCCCGGGCGCTGGCGACCAACCCACGTTTCGTGCTGCTCGATGAACCGTTCGCCGGTGTCGATCCGATTGCTGTCATCGAAATTCAGCGCATCGTCGGCTTTCTCAAAGAGCGCGGCATCGGCGTCTTGATCACCGATCACAATGTGCGTGAAACTCTGGGCATTTGTGACCACGCCTACATCATCAACCAAGGTGCCGTGCTGGCCAGCGGCAAACCGGACGACATCATCCAAAATGAGTCAGTGCGTCGGGTTTATTTGGGAGAACATTTCCGCATGTGA
- the hpf gene encoding ribosome hibernation-promoting factor, HPF/YfiA family has product MNLTISGHHVEVTPAIREYVHTKLERVRRHFDQVIDIAVILTVDKLREKEKCHKADINLHISGKDIHVESLAHDLYAAIDALIDKLDRQVIKHKDKIQEHPHEAIKHMPDPASA; this is encoded by the coding sequence ATGAATCTCACCATCAGTGGACATCACGTCGAAGTAACTCCTGCAATTCGTGAATACGTACATACCAAACTTGAGCGTGTCCGGCGACATTTTGATCAAGTTATTGATATCGCTGTCATTCTGACTGTCGATAAGCTCCGCGAAAAAGAGAAGTGCCATAAGGCCGATATTAATCTGCACATCAGCGGTAAAGACATCCACGTTGAAAGCCTGGCACATGACTTGTACGCAGCCATCGATGCCCTCATCGACAAGCTCGATCGGCAAGTCATCAAACACAAAGATAAGATTCAGGAACACCCACATGAAGCGATCAAGCATATGCCTGATCCCGCGTCGGCGTAA
- a CDS encoding RNA polymerase factor sigma-54, with product MKQSLQLRTSQHLALTPQLQQSIRLLQLSTLELHQELENLLLENPLLERVDDPLEHAVRLLADGAINSASSTPDAGMETALPQEAASASTEAVAEIEVPINDSVSAAQDDWSDVAPGQRNDDDDEGFRQLEASHISLREHLLEQMRLSLRIPRDLALVELIIDAIDDHGYLTETLDEIHASLPLELCVEAEELSFALCMVQSFDPPGVGARHVAECLALQIKRLPQIAFVTRRLALAIIETQLPLFAQRDFGKLKKIFDCDDEDLREAQTVIRMCQPRPGSSFALNSSDYVAPDVIVKKSANGWQVLLNQDVMPKLRVNNMYANIMRQNRGDTCMAPQLQEARWLIKNMRQRFETILRVAQAIVERQRNFFTHGAVAMRPLVLREIADTLGLHESTISRVTTQKYMLTPHGMFELKYFFGSHVATETGGEASSTAIRALIKQLIGAEDQKSPLSDSKIADMLGEQGMVIARRTVAKYREALKIPPVSMRKCF from the coding sequence ATGAAACAAAGCCTGCAACTTCGTACCTCCCAGCACTTGGCATTGACACCACAATTACAGCAATCGATACGCTTGCTGCAATTGTCAACCTTGGAGCTGCATCAGGAACTGGAAAATCTGCTGCTCGAGAATCCACTGCTCGAGCGCGTCGACGACCCGCTCGAGCACGCCGTGCGTTTGTTGGCCGACGGTGCCATCAACAGCGCCAGCAGCACGCCTGATGCCGGCATGGAAACAGCGTTGCCGCAGGAAGCCGCCAGTGCCAGCACAGAAGCAGTGGCCGAGATCGAGGTGCCGATCAATGACAGCGTCAGTGCCGCTCAAGATGACTGGAGCGATGTCGCACCCGGCCAGCGCAACGATGATGACGATGAAGGCTTTCGTCAACTCGAAGCCAGTCATATCAGCCTGCGCGAACACTTGCTCGAACAAATGCGTCTGAGCTTGCGTATTCCGCGCGACTTGGCCTTGGTCGAATTGATCATCGATGCCATCGATGATCATGGCTACCTGACTGAGACGCTCGATGAAATTCATGCCAGCTTGCCGCTGGAATTATGCGTCGAAGCCGAAGAGTTGTCATTTGCATTATGTATGGTGCAGAGCTTCGATCCACCCGGCGTCGGTGCGCGTCACGTGGCCGAATGTTTGGCCCTGCAAATCAAACGCTTGCCGCAGATCGCCTTCGTCACGCGGCGACTGGCGCTGGCAATTATAGAAACACAACTGCCGCTGTTCGCCCAGCGCGATTTCGGCAAACTCAAAAAAATCTTCGATTGCGATGATGAAGACTTACGCGAAGCGCAAACCGTGATCCGCATGTGCCAACCACGTCCAGGCAGCAGCTTTGCGCTCAACAGTTCCGACTATGTGGCACCGGACGTGATCGTCAAAAAATCAGCCAATGGCTGGCAAGTTTTACTCAATCAAGACGTGATGCCCAAGCTGCGGGTGAACAATATGTATGCCAATATCATGCGCCAAAATCGCGGTGATACCTGTATGGCACCGCAGTTGCAAGAAGCACGTTGGTTGATCAAAAATATGCGTCAACGTTTCGAAACAATTTTGCGTGTCGCCCAAGCGATAGTGGAAAGACAACGGAACTTTTTCACCCACGGTGCCGTTGCCATGCGACCCCTTGTGTTGCGCGAAATAGCTGATACACTAGGTCTACACGAGAGCACTATTTCTCGTGTAACAACGCAAAAATACATGCTCACCCCGCATGGTATGTTTGAGTTGAAGTATTTTTTCGGCAGTCATGTAGCGACGGAAACCGGCGGCGAAGCTTCATCCACCGCGATCCGCGCACTCATCAAGCAATTGATAGGAGCAGAAGACCAGAAAAGCCCACTCTCTGACAGTAAAATCGCAGACATGCTGGGTGAACAGGGTATGGTGATTGCTCGGCGTACCGTTGCAAAATACCGTGAAGCTCTGAAAATCCCCCCGGTCAGTATGCGTAAATGTTTTTAA
- a CDS encoding branched-chain amino acid ABC transporter ATP-binding protein/permease has product MNIKTMAASLLGIAALGLFPVFMHNPYYLHLAETILIYAILLFGLDIVVGYTGQVSLGHAGLFGIGSYTTGVLYFKLGMPILLALPASIGVTAVFGALLALPALRVTGPYLAMVTLAFGTIIQILINEMSFLTEGPMGLKVAKPILFGQKLSEVGNYYLVAVMMVLATVLVHRILRSHLGRAFQALRDSPIASDCMGVSVYRYKVYAFVISAALAGLAGSLYAYSEEYISPNTYNFELTILFLLAVIMGGRKSRIGSLLGAFIVVMLPSLLADIELFRQIATVAAVVGVLGAAFTLFKGRKTVRELAVPVVATVGMAIFSYKLENITDWRLTIFGLMTLFVVYYLQDGIVGFVNALFGKGPRHLVANTAQLAVSDELAIAKANGERVGILLSGRQILMQFGGLKALNQVDLQIAKGTVHGLIGPNGSGKSTMMNVLTGIYKPTDGVVEFAGKLISGMTPSAIALGGVARTFQNVQLFGEMTAIENVLVGLHSTFRSHVGDVMLHTPRYRREEQAARARAASILQFVGLSDLANEEARNLPYGKQRLLEIGRALGLNPQLLLLDEPAAGLTAPDIKELIAIIRKIRDHGVTIILIEHHMDVVMSICDTVTVLDFGQKICEGKPADVQADPKVIEAYLGGSVSDDLAAATNAASA; this is encoded by the coding sequence ATGAATATCAAGACTATGGCAGCATCGCTGCTCGGTATTGCGGCACTCGGTTTGTTCCCGGTGTTCATGCACAACCCGTATTATTTGCATCTGGCAGAAACCATCCTGATTTATGCCATCTTATTGTTTGGCCTCGACATCGTGGTTGGTTACACTGGTCAAGTCTCGCTCGGCCATGCCGGCTTGTTCGGCATCGGTTCGTACACCACCGGCGTGCTGTATTTTAAACTCGGTATGCCGATACTGCTGGCGCTGCCGGCCAGTATAGGCGTCACTGCCGTGTTCGGTGCGCTGTTGGCACTGCCAGCATTGCGCGTGACTGGGCCGTATCTGGCGATGGTCACGCTGGCCTTCGGTACCATCATTCAAATCCTGATCAATGAGATGAGTTTTCTCACCGAGGGGCCGATGGGACTGAAAGTCGCCAAGCCAATTTTGTTCGGACAAAAATTATCCGAAGTCGGCAATTACTATTTGGTCGCGGTGATGATGGTGTTGGCGACGGTGTTGGTCCATCGTATCTTACGCTCGCATCTGGGACGAGCATTTCAAGCGCTGCGCGACAGTCCTATCGCCTCCGACTGCATGGGCGTGTCGGTGTATCGTTACAAGGTTTACGCCTTCGTGATCAGCGCCGCCTTGGCTGGTTTGGCCGGTAGTTTGTATGCCTATTCAGAAGAGTATATTTCACCGAACACGTACAACTTTGAATTGACCATACTGTTCCTCTTGGCGGTCATCATGGGCGGGCGGAAAAGCCGTATCGGTTCGCTGCTCGGTGCCTTCATTGTGGTGATGCTGCCTTCGCTGTTGGCCGATATCGAACTGTTCCGTCAGATCGCGACGGTGGCTGCCGTAGTCGGCGTACTCGGGGCTGCTTTCACCCTGTTTAAAGGACGCAAGACCGTGCGTGAATTGGCCGTACCAGTAGTGGCAACGGTGGGGATGGCGATCTTTTCTTACAAGCTCGAAAATATCACTGACTGGCGGCTGACGATTTTCGGTTTGATGACTTTGTTTGTCGTGTATTACCTGCAGGATGGTATCGTCGGTTTCGTCAATGCCTTATTCGGCAAGGGCCCGCGCCATTTAGTGGCCAATACTGCACAATTGGCGGTGAGTGATGAATTGGCGATAGCCAAAGCCAATGGCGAGCGCGTCGGTATTTTACTCAGCGGCCGACAAATTCTGATGCAGTTCGGTGGTTTGAAAGCCTTGAATCAGGTCGATCTGCAAATCGCCAAAGGCACCGTGCATGGCTTGATCGGTCCTAACGGTTCCGGTAAAAGCACGATGATGAATGTACTCACCGGCATCTACAAACCGACCGATGGCGTGGTCGAATTTGCCGGCAAACTGATTTCGGGCATGACGCCGTCGGCGATTGCTTTGGGTGGGGTGGCACGTACTTTTCAGAATGTGCAACTGTTCGGTGAGATGACGGCGATAGAAAACGTCTTGGTTGGTTTGCACAGTACCTTCCGCAGTCATGTCGGTGATGTCATGCTGCATACGCCGCGCTATCGCCGTGAAGAGCAGGCGGCACGGGCGCGGGCAGCGAGTATTTTGCAGTTTGTCGGTTTGTCCGATTTAGCCAATGAAGAGGCACGCAATTTACCATATGGTAAACAACGCTTGCTGGAAATCGGCCGTGCGCTCGGTCTCAATCCACAATTATTGTTGCTCGATGAACCGGCGGCTGGCTTGACCGCACCCGATATCAAAGAGCTCATCGCTATCATTCGCAAAATTCGCGACCACGGTGTGACGATCATTCTGATCGAACATCATATGGATGTGGTGATGTCGATCTGCGACACCGTGACGGTGCTCGATTTTGGTCAGAAAATTTGCGAAGGAAAGCCGGCCGATGTGCAGGCCGACCCGAAAGTCATCGAGGCTTATCTCGGCGGCAGTGTCAGCGACGATCTCGCTGCGGCCACCAACGCGGCCAGCGCCTAA
- a CDS encoding ABC transporter ATP-binding protein: MLSISNLHAAYGKVQVLHGISIEVPKGKVVTLIGSNGAGKTTTMRAISGMLKPKEGTVRLAGNDITGLDSHRIARAGLAHSPEGRRVFSTMSVTDNLLLGAFPRFTNARTRGDIDSDLQKAMELFPRLRERRNQLAGTLSGGEQQMLAMARAVMLNPEVILLDEPSMGLAPILVDEVFRIISRLKKEGITMLLVEQFAAAALAVADYGYVLENGRISVHGPAAKLQNDPAVQAAYLGGGAAH; this comes from the coding sequence ATGCTGAGTATTTCAAATTTACACGCGGCCTACGGCAAGGTGCAAGTATTGCATGGCATTTCCATCGAAGTCCCGAAGGGCAAAGTGGTGACCTTGATCGGCTCTAACGGTGCCGGAAAAACCACCACCATGCGCGCCATTTCGGGCATGTTGAAACCGAAAGAGGGCACCGTGCGTTTGGCCGGTAACGATATTACCGGGCTCGATTCACATCGTATCGCACGTGCCGGTTTGGCCCATTCGCCGGAAGGCCGGCGGGTGTTTTCGACCATGAGCGTGACCGATAATTTATTATTGGGAGCGTTTCCGCGCTTTACCAATGCGCGCACCCGCGGCGATATCGACAGCGATTTGCAAAAAGCGATGGAGTTGTTTCCCCGTTTGCGCGAGCGGCGCAATCAATTGGCCGGCACCTTGTCGGGCGGCGAACAGCAAATGCTGGCGATGGCGCGCGCAGTGATGCTCAACCCCGAAGTGATTTTGCTCGATGAACCGTCGATGGGCTTGGCACCGATCTTGGTCGATGAAGTGTTTCGCATCATTTCTCGGCTCAAGAAGGAAGGCATCACCATGCTGCTGGTCGAGCAGTTCGCCGCTGCCGCCTTGGCGGTGGCTGACTACGGTTATGTGCTGGAAAACGGTCGCATCTCGGTACATGGGCCGGCGGCCAAGTTACAGAATGATCCGGCGGTACAAGCCGCGTATCTCGGTGGCGGTGCTGCGCACTGA
- a CDS encoding enoyl-CoA hydratase/isomerase family protein: MSEHILTSVNNQIAYLCMDRPAALNSLSLEMVRTLSAQLLAWREDTSIRAVVIHSSAEKAFCAGGDIRFFYEVGSVGPVGGSALLEDFFSEEYALNHLIHFYPKPYIAIMNGVVMGGGMGVAQAGPACRLRIVTERTKMAMPEVNIGLFPDVGGGYFLSRCPGQIGTYLGLSGDIITAADALYADLADVFVPTAELPALFELLAHSDALDLRAAIREFAAPFAQQARPEASMLARERALIDRHFSAASVPDIVTTLSADVAEFAQKTAANMAKRSPLLMCVTREQLRRSAGMTVSDCLRMERGMVRHCFTHGEVLEGIRALVVEKDHAPQWRPAQLSEVSKAMVQDFFAPAWPDYAHPLRELRG; encoded by the coding sequence ATGAGCGAACACATTCTCACCTCGGTCAACAATCAGATTGCCTACCTTTGCATGGACCGTCCGGCCGCGCTCAATTCGCTCTCACTGGAAATGGTCCGCACCCTCAGCGCACAGTTGCTGGCCTGGCGTGAGGATACCAGCATTCGCGCCGTAGTCATCCACAGCAGCGCAGAGAAAGCCTTCTGTGCTGGTGGTGACATCCGCTTTTTTTATGAAGTCGGCAGCGTCGGCCCGGTCGGCGGCAGCGCCCTCTTGGAAGATTTTTTCAGCGAAGAATACGCGCTCAATCATTTGATTCATTTCTACCCTAAGCCCTACATCGCCATCATGAATGGCGTGGTCATGGGTGGCGGCATGGGTGTTGCTCAAGCCGGCCCGGCATGCCGCCTGCGCATCGTCACCGAGCGCACCAAGATGGCTATGCCGGAAGTAAATATCGGTTTATTCCCCGATGTCGGCGGTGGCTATTTCCTGTCGCGTTGCCCCGGTCAAATCGGTACTTACCTTGGCCTGTCCGGCGACATCATCACTGCCGCCGATGCCCTGTATGCCGACCTGGCCGATGTCTTCGTCCCAACCGCCGAATTGCCAGCACTGTTCGAGTTGCTGGCGCACAGCGATGCGCTCGATCTGCGCGCAGCCATACGTGAATTTGCCGCGCCATTCGCGCAACAAGCGCGGCCAGAGGCGAGCATGTTGGCGCGTGAACGGGCGCTGATCGATAGGCATTTCAGCGCAGCCAGCGTGCCAGACATCGTTACGACACTGAGCGCTGACGTCGCCGAATTCGCACAAAAAACCGCCGCCAATATGGCCAAACGTTCGCCGCTGCTGATGTGCGTGACGCGCGAACAACTGCGCCGCAGCGCCGGCATGACGGTATCCGATTGCTTGCGCATGGAACGCGGCATGGTGCGCCACTGTTTCACGCATGGCGAAGTACTCGAAGGGATACGCGCGTTGGTGGTGGAAAAAGACCATGCGCCGCAATGGCGACCGGCACAACTGAGCGAGGTCAGCAAGGCCATGGTGCAGGATTTTTTTGCGCCGGCGTGGCCCGACTATGCACATCCGCTGCGCGAGTTGCGCGGTTGA